Proteins from a genomic interval of Gossypium hirsutum isolate 1008001.06 chromosome A09, Gossypium_hirsutum_v2.1, whole genome shotgun sequence:
- the LOC107888709 gene encoding serine/threonine protein phosphatase 2A 57 kDa regulatory subunit B' theta isoform yields the protein MIKQILNRLPRKPSKSSDNREGGGTSTSSSNASTSSRSSDQVSNRYANSSSSSFSSSSSPNSGLNQGNKFSQVVNTKLNGNMVTTSFEALPSFRDVPNSEKQNLLIRKLNLCCIVFDFTDPTKNLKEKDLKRQTLHELVDYVSSANGKFSEIVMQEIVKMVSVNLFRALTSQPRENKVLEAFDLEEEEPSMDPAWPHLQVVYEFLLRFVASPETDAKLAKRYIDHSFVLRLLDLFDSEDPREREYLKTVLHRIYGKFMVHRPFIRKAINNIFYRFIFETEKHNGIAELLEILGSIINGFALPLKEEHKLFLVRALIPLHKPKCIPMYHQQLSYCITQFVEKDCKLAETVIRGLLKYWPITNSSKEVMFLGELEEVLEATQPAEFQRCMVPLFRQIGRCLSSSHFQVAERALFLWNNDHIESLIRQNRKVILPIIFPSLEKNARNHWNQAVESLTLNVRKIFSATDPELFEECLRKFKEDEAQENEVKSKREATWKRLEEIAAMKAASNEPVLISPKATTRKPSG from the exons ATGATCAAACAAATACTTAATAGGCTCCCACGGAAACCATCTAAGTCGAGTGACAATCGTGAGGGAGGAGGAACCTCTACTTCATCATCAAATGCTTCTACCAGTTCAAGAAGCAGTGATCAAGTTAGTAACCGCTATGCAAACTCTAGCAGTTCGTCCTTTTCCAGCTCTAGTTCTCCAAATTCTGGGTTGAATCAAGGTAACAAGTTTTCTCAAGTGGTGAATACGAAACTGAATGGGAATATGGTTACCACTTCTTTTGAGGCTTTACCTAGTTTTAGAGATGTACCGAATTCTGAGAAGCAGAACTTGCTTATCCGAAAACTGAACTTGTGTTGCATCGTGTTTGACTTCACTGACCCGACAAAAAACCTCAAAGAGAAGGATCTCAAGCGGCAAACCTTACATGAGCTTGTGGATTATGTTTCATCTGCTAATGGAAAATTCTCGGAGATTGTTATGCAAGAAATCGTGAAGATGGTATCTGTAAATTTGTTTAGAGCGCTAACATCTCAGCCCCGTGAGAACAAGGTTTTAGAAGCATTTGATTTGGAAGAAGAAGAACCCTCGATGGACCCTGCGTGGCCTCATTTGCAAGTTGTTTATGAATTTCTATTGAGATTTGTGGCATCACCCGAGACAGATGCAAAATTGGCCAAGCGGTATATTGATCATTCTTTTGTTCTAAGGCTGTTAGATCTTTTCGATTCAGAGGACCCCAGAGAAAGGGAGTATCTTAAAACCGTTCTGCATCGTATCTACGGAAAATTTATGGTCCATCGTCCATTCATCAGGAAGGCAATCAATAACATCTTTTACCGCTTTATTTTCGAAACTGAAAAACATAACGGAATCGCAGAGCTTCTAGAAATACTGGGAAGTATAATCAATGGGTTTGCTTTGCCATTGAAGGAAGAACATAAGCTCTTTCTTGTCCGTGCACTGATACCGCTTCATAAACCAAAGTGTATACCCATGTACCACCAGCAGTTATCTTACTGCATTACTCAATTCGTGGAGAAGGACTGCAAGCTTGCCGAAACCGTTATACGGGGGTTGCTAAAGTATTGGCCAATCACAAATAGCTCGAAAGAAGTCATGTTCTTAGGTGAACTGGAGGAAGTTTTAGAAGCCACACAACCTGCCGAGTTTCAACGCTGCATGGTACCCTTGTTCCGTCAGATAGGCCGTTGCTTGAGTAGTTCCCATTTTCAG GTGGCAGAGAGGGCTTTATTCTTATGGAACAATGATCATATCGAGAGTCTAATAAGACAGAACCGGAAAGTTATACTTCCAATTATTTTCCCATCCTTGGAGAAGAACGCAAGAAACCACTGGAACCAGGCAGTGGAGAGTTTGACTTTAAACGTCCGAAAGATTTTCTCCGCCACTGACCCTGAGCTCTTTGAGGAGTGCTTGCGCAAGTTTAAGGAAGACGAAGCACAAGAGAACGAGGTTAAATCAAAACGTGAAGCAACATGGAAACGGTTAGAAGAGATTGCTGCAATGAAAGCTGCAAGTAATGAACCGGTGCTTATCTCCCCAAAAGCAACTACCCGCAAGCCATCTGGTTAG